The proteins below come from a single Triplophysa rosa linkage group LG12, Trosa_1v2, whole genome shotgun sequence genomic window:
- the prrg4 gene encoding transmembrane gamma-carboxyglutamic acid protein 4, with protein sequence MLLFVLLLCHFTSCGHCACVINPLKAESDQDSKVFVVDQEANTFLGRHLLFNRFDFEIFTPGNLERECLEEICNYEEAREVFENIPDTNAFWKKYTEDKGESQSKIDVTALLVGIISAGVFIVIVGLLIWYFCHGRNKDHGFRGSIRRRSTRSNASVVIRRLEEVSLHPIPHPLSEDGTGLPSYEQAIAITGPHDAPPPPYPGSKPGSLRR encoded by the exons ATGCTCTTGTTTGTTCTGCTGCTGTGTCATTTCACTTCATGTGGacactgtgcgtgtgtgataAACCCCCTGAAAGCAGAGTCTGATCAGGACAGTAAAG TGTTTGTTGTGGACCAGGAGGCCAACACGTTTTTAGGACGGCACTTGTTGTTCAACCGCTTTGATTTCGAGATCTTCACTCCAGGTAATCTGGAGAGGGAGTGTTTAGAGGAGATATGCAATTATGAGGAGGCTCGGGAAGTCTTTGAGAATATCCCCGATACA AATGCCTTTTGGAAGAAATATACAGAGG ATAAAGGCGAATCCCAATCAAAAATTGACGTAACAGCATTGCTGGTGGGCATCATCTCAGCTGGAGTCTTTATTGTGATAGTGGGCCTTCTCATCTGGTACTTCTGCCATGGGAGAAATAAAGATCATGGTTTTAGAGG ATCCATCAGGCGACGATCCACCAGAAGCAATGCCTCAGTGGTAATCCGGAGACTGGAGGAGGTCTCTCTACACCCTATTCCACATCCACTCTCAGAAGACGGCACAGGTTTACCTTCGTATGAGCAGGCCATTGCCATCACTGGACCACATGATGCTCCACCTCCACCATATCCTGG CTCCAAGCCAGGCAGCCTTCgacgatga
- the LOC130563164 gene encoding uncharacterized protein LOC130563164 isoform X2, which translates to MTTKVRTLPSTKLSASTASVVRPWKDEVTSESELYRFYKGFTYEVISPNVPLDTTPCDVPVIQRERKKREKEETQEVKKTAKVSTPPSTEGQGVRTVDPCILKVVREPEEPLETMNIFTITELKAYERRQQMLKKERKEQETQRRIELGEQVDKPSLKKRLIKKCSKLLNKTVLQLSCSSVVRAWR; encoded by the exons ATGACTACAAAAGTCAGAACGCTACCATCCACTAAG TTATCAGCATCAACTGCTTCAGTGGTTAGACCATGGAAGGATGAGGTGACATCTGAATCTGAACTGTACAGATTTTACAAAGGCTTTACTTATGAAGTAATATCGCCAAATGTGCCATTGGACACCACTCCGTGTGATGTGCCAGTCATCCAGAGAGAACGGAAAAAACGAGAAAAGGAGGAGACGCAGGAGGTTAAAAAGACTGCAAAAGTCAGTACTCCACCATCAACTGAGGGACAGGGTGTTCGGACAGTAGATCCATGCATTCTGAAAGTTGTGCGGGAACCTGAGGAGCCATTGGAAACGATGAACATCTTCACAATTACAGAACTAAAGGCCTATGAAAGGAGACAGCAAATGctaaagaaggaaagaaaagagCAAGAGACACAAAGGAGAATCGAGCTTGGAGAACAGGTCGACAAGCCGTCGCTGAAAAAACGACTCATCAAGAAGTGCAGCAAGTTGCTCAATAAGACTGTTCtccagctttcctgtagctcagtggttagagcatggcgctag
- the LOC130563164 gene encoding uncharacterized protein LOC130563164 isoform X1 gives MHSVTFDGKILFWEMYLSIHAGYDWADRGAAFFHHLFTLVSFQTLYDYYRTFDVPVVQREGGKREQKEVNMTTKVRTLPSTKLSASTASVVRPWKDEVTSESELYRFYKGFTYEVISPNVPLDTTPCDVPVIQRERKKREKEETQEVKKTAKVSTPPSTEGQGVRTVDPCILKVVREPEEPLETMNIFTITELKAYERRQQMLKKERKEQETQRRIELGEQVDKPSLKKRLIKKCSKLLNKTVLQLSCSSVVRAWR, from the exons atgCATTCAGTAACTTTTGATGGTAAGATTCTGTTCTGGGAAATGTATTTGTCCATCCATGCAGGTTATGACTGGGCAGATCGGGGAGCAgcattttttcatcatttgttcaccctcgtgtcatttcaaactctgTATGACTACTACAGGACGTTTGACGTGCCAGTCGTCCAAAGAGAAGGGGGAAAACGAGAACAGAAGGAGGTTAACATGACTACAAAAGTCAGAACGCTACCATCCACTAAG TTATCAGCATCAACTGCTTCAGTGGTTAGACCATGGAAGGATGAGGTGACATCTGAATCTGAACTGTACAGATTTTACAAAGGCTTTACTTATGAAGTAATATCGCCAAATGTGCCATTGGACACCACTCCGTGTGATGTGCCAGTCATCCAGAGAGAACGGAAAAAACGAGAAAAGGAGGAGACGCAGGAGGTTAAAAAGACTGCAAAAGTCAGTACTCCACCATCAACTGAGGGACAGGGTGTTCGGACAGTAGATCCATGCATTCTGAAAGTTGTGCGGGAACCTGAGGAGCCATTGGAAACGATGAACATCTTCACAATTACAGAACTAAAGGCCTATGAAAGGAGACAGCAAATGctaaagaaggaaagaaaagagCAAGAGACACAAAGGAGAATCGAGCTTGGAGAACAGGTCGACAAGCCGTCGCTGAAAAAACGACTCATCAAGAAGTGCAGCAAGTTGCTCAATAAGACTGTTCtccagctttcctgtagctcagtggttagagcatggcgctag
- the qser1 gene encoding glutamine and serine-rich protein 1, producing the protein MMERNFPSSGFTEPVTAAAQTAGWAYKPSSSYGSTQLDSELLQRQTFVSSHQPSTYTATHHPTGVFDSSQQSTASSNTTESSVMNFLSTIESRGLQAGPAGSTLLPPFRSPSWQTGANCSTELFLTGALHPPGTFHTPSVLPSYQHPSAFPTRSFTTTSALAVPNSTFSSSNGLLSPTDPLLQLKSSQSTVPTALAFDRLGGTSLGAALPPQSSTYRSAQESAPHLLQPQFSLLPAALGSSQQAPQPYGVPIFSGSIERALQRECSVIKHLQRPSSTQPVQEEMAGSAQHSLQGYLHENSDISYQQDPSSSTPVPCSAVGESVNGGTQRKTTSQVTLQLTQAYASSVSSPGFSSSSGLKVKEDSYKIAQHPSDNEDIDVQTSSPGSQQHNFQSPAQKQSSAISSQSQPYSSGMVSISTAHSYITSPSLTSNLSQTQAFSSEKLPSIYKSLSAFASHSEVETSANQSIVYSSSQPQELPPAGHREGYETQTQTLCMVSPSQSYSSSHSQVLPTISFYTQGPTVSIPSQNYTSGQSLTPSTNFSPGRGRSLSSANSTQDFVLTQQSNKTDSALLQQKYLLSVQSSTSSSASQTQALSNDQSSLEIKSAYGKSEEDEHMFLSSKENPGELTIEDVQALQKGTSPQSLSGNEVEAQNSTKNVVYVLSKMEDRHNTQSVIRSNSRSEEQVVGFTHLETTKEERMVSTSQHAQIVTNANAPSDSKSNSLLMHSTHAHLSADQLKQYTLLLKAPGSQQQNHHAQMIRVQQADPRQMSEDQTQFIRVPSAQVLIEPSHMIVLQQPVLTPGQNQPKQAMYMQSVPVQYVQMNSDTINVTINGRHNQQVVPHQVPTSESTKQNSTQKDFNQSNPDTKQNFTLNSVCFPESMLLADERSILSNVDDILAATAAACGVTPQDFVKSTSSDTDTPVHTPTDSKCHFQSVENRLNSFPSHHMIIGNSQTVTINGSQILFSKDADGQQVFTVSNSHNQQEVSNSSAQDISGKVVVSQNDAFPKGHFLDNGSVLNANGLAISNTTSDFHLAGQEYSPSEHGNSENVSNTKHQPKVTQGIKIDNGPTEHPIDGLPKKRSRWKSSSKQSFEDENGQPKSQKRTAQTKRQNSRPNEASSTTDVCPDSYQQQEKMNQKLREVEEKQPEVKTGFLGSFLDFLKSGPRQHLSSQPVRTPSRTRKSSVSKRTPNPILAPFKPPPPSTPLTSPDPQSVIATKRLDEDLQRNLETLPSFSSDEDDSVGKNQDLQMSITSALSSLDEPSDKKQKSGDYTQHIQSSSTQPTDVKPQEQQNAVQISTEELLKDVTPDKLAVQLTTVAIEGLMEDELSDSGGEGMYRERDEFVVKNEDIERLRITLIAGVEPPAIWKVQKALLQKFVPELRDGKRVFFATNSYLGYFGDAKSMYRRVHVKFLDTVNKREYVRVCSRKPRCKPMHSMRGSQAKALLAQRFTSAIVSDSPTQKTAQQKSLSKPRPRQLKAKAEPPPKKRKKWKEEFPTSPCSSSPEALSEDDEFTPPVPFASRFLNTRTMKETFKSFVELLISVALNADVMNSLERENDELLLPHMKRVDGMITDNRRRLLPKLRMGQIFKNALDSFPELSVATELNTDCETPVFKVRLSGRAYNRKTMKPSKSPSKVPLEYTVDQQKTKWFSLYHSLQHYKYHTYLMCMEEIELLKSRGKDLGQEDTVQTCMENRAWVEGLFDRFGELLTQVQQACL; encoded by the exons ATGATGGAGAGGAATTTCCCGAGCTCCGGCTTCACAGAGCCGGTCACCGCGGCGGCGCAGACCGCAGGCTGGGCCTACAAACCCAG CTCCAGTTATGGTTCCACTCAGCTGGACTCTGAACTTCTCCAACGGCAGACCTTTGTCTCTAGCCACCAGCCCTCTACGTACACTGCCACCCACCATCCCACAG GAGTGTTTGACTCCAGTCAGCAAAGCACAGCCAGCAGCAACACTACTGAATCATCAGTCATGAACTTCCTCTCTACTATTGAATCTCGAGGCCTTCAGGCTGGACCTGCTGGCTCTACTCTTCTCCCTCCTTTTAGAAGCCCTTCGTGGCAaactg GTGCCAACTGCTCAACCGAACTCTTCCTCACTGGTGCCCTTCATCCACCTGGAACTTTTCATACTCCATCCGTGCTCCCGTCCTATCAGCACCCCAGTGCCTTTCCTACCAGAAGTTTCACCACTACATCAGCACTTGCTGTTCCCAACAGTACTTTCAGCTCTTCAAACGGCCTGCTATCCCCTACCGACCCTCTCCTCCAGCTCAAATCCTCCCAGAGCACTGTGCCAACCGCACTCGCTTTTGACCGCCTTGGTGGTACGTCTCTAGGTGCTGCCTTGCCACCCCAATCCTCCACATATCGTTCGGCACAAGAGTCTGCACCACACCTCCTTCAGCCTCAGTTTAGCCTGCTGCCCGCAGCCTTAGGCAGCTCCCAACAAGCCCCTCAGCCTTACGGTGTGCCAATTTTCTCAGGCTCCATTGAGCGAGCACTTCAGCGTGAATGTAGTGTTATCAAGCACCTCCAGCGGCCTTCCAGCACCCAACCAGTCCAGGAAGAAATGGCTGGCAGTGCTCAGCACTCCCTGCAGGGTTACCTACATGAAAACAGTGACATTTCATATCAGCAGGACCCTTCTTCAAGTACACCGGTACCCTGCAGTGCCGTTGGCGAAAGTGTTAATGGTGGTACACAGCGGAAGACCACTTCCCAAGTAACACTGCAGCTAACTCAGGCCTACGCTTCTTCTGTCTCCTCTCCGGGGTTCTCCAGCTCATCCGGATTAAAGGTTAAAGAAGATTCTTACAAAATAGCACAACATCCCAGCGACAATGAAGACATTGACGTCCAGACAAGCTCCCCAGGTTCGCAGCAACACAACTTTCAATCCCCAGCCCAAAAACAAAGCTCAGCAATCTCTAGCCAGTCGCAACCCTACTCATCTGGCATGGTGTCCATTAGCACCGCACATTCTTACATCACCTCTCCAAGCCTGACAAGTAACCTCAGCCAAACACAGGCCTTCTCCTCTGAAAAGCTGCCTTCCATTTACAAGAGTCTCTCAGCATTCGCTAGTCACTCTGAAGTTGAAACGTCTGCCAACCAGTCTATTGTTTATTCTTCCAGTCAACCACAGGAATTGCCGCCTGCAGGACACAGGGAGGGGTACGAGACCCAGACGCAAACTCTTTGCATGGTAAGTCCTTCTCAAAGCTATTCTTCCAGCCACTCTCAGGTCCTGCCAACCATTAGTTTCTATACCCAAGGGCCAACTGTCAGCATCCCTTCACAGAATTACACATCGGGTCAGTCCCTAACCCCCAGTACCAACTTCTCACCTGGTCGTGGGCGAAGTTTATCATCCGCTAACTCGACCCAGGACTTTGTCCTGACGCAGCAGAGTAACAAGACCGATAGTGCCCTGTTACAacaaaagtacttattatctgtCCAGTCATCAACGTCCTCTTCTGCCTCTCAAACCCAAGCCTTATCAAATGACCAATCATCCTTGGAAATAAAATCAGCATATGGGAAAAGCGAAGAGGATGAACACATGTTTTTGTCTTCTAAAGAGAACCCGGGAGAACTTACTATCGAGGATGTGCAGGCGTTACAGAAAGGGACTTCCCCTCAAAGCCTTTCAGGCAATGAAGTTGAAGCACAAAACAGcaccaaaaatgttgtttacgtACTTTCAAAGATGGAAGATAGACACAACACGCAAAGCGTGATTCGTAGCAATTCTCGATCAGAAGAGCAGGTTGTAGGTTTCACACATTTGGAAACCACAAAGGAAGAAAGAATGGTTTCTACAAGCCAACATGCTCAGATAGTTACCAATGCTAATGCTCCCTCCGACTCCAAGAGTAACTCTTTATTGATGCACTCCACCCATGCACACCTGAGTGCCGACCAGCTGAAACAGTACACGCTCCTTCTTAAAGCACCTGGTTCTCAGCAGCAGAACCATCATGCTCAGATGATCAGAGTTCAACAGGCAGATCCCAGACAGATGTCTGAGGACCAGACCCAGTTCATCCGAGTTCCAAGTGCCCAAGTTCTGATAGAACCCTCTCACATGATTGTTCTCCAACAGCCCGTGCTCACACCGGGACAGAATCAGCCCAAGCAAGCCATGTACATGCAGTCTGTACCAGTCCAGTATGTCCAGATGAACAGCGACACTATTAATGTGACTATTAATGGACGTCACAACCAGCAAGTTGTTCCTCACCAAGTCCCCACTTCGGAGTCTACAAAACAAAACTCAACACAGAAAGACTTTAACCAGTCCAATCCTGACACAAAGCAGAATTTTACCCTAAATTCTGTTTGCTTTCCAGAGTCCATGCTGTTGGCTGATGAAAGGAGCATCCTCTCAAATGTTGATGACATCTTGGCGGCCACCGCGGCCGCATGTGGCGTCACGCCGCAGGACTTTGTCAAATCCACATCTTCTGATACAGACACGCCTGTGCACACCCCAACAGACtcaaagtgccattttcagtCAGTTGAGAACAGACTTAATAGCTTCCCTTCTCATCATATGATAATTGGGAACTCGCAAACTGTAACTATAAACGGTTCTCAGATATTGTTCTCTAAAGACGCAGACGGACAGCAGGTGTTTACAGTTTCAAATTCTCACAACCAACAGGAGGTTAGCAACAGTTCTGCACAAGATATATCTGGCAAGGTAGTAGTTTCTCAAAATGATGCATTCCCCAAAGGACATTTTTTAGACAATGGCTCTGTTTTGAATGCTAACGGTCTTGCTATTAGCAACACAACCTCTGATTTTCATTTGGCTGGTCAGGAGTATAGCCCATCAGAGCATGGGAATTCCGAAAATGTGTCGAATACCAAGCATCAGCCAAAGGTAACGCAAGGCATTAAAATAGACAACGGTCCAACTGAACATCCCATTGACGGTCTTCCAAAAAAACGATCCAGGTGGAAAAGTTCATCCAAACAGTCTTTTGAGGATGAAAATGGTCAACCCAAATCTCAGAAGAGAACCGCGCAAACTAAGCGACAAAATTCACGTCCAAATGAAGCAAGTTCAACCACAGATGTTTGCCCTGATAGCTACCAACAGCAGGAGAAGATGAATCAGAAGTTAAGGGAAGTCGAAGAAAAACAGCCGGAGGTCAAAACCGGATTCTTGGGCTCTTTCCTGGACTTCCTCAAATCTGGACCCAGGCAGCACCTTTCATCTCAACCAGTACGAACACCCAGTCGAACTAGAAAGTCTTCGGTCTCAAAGAGGACTCCTAATCCGATACTTGCTCCTTTTAAACCTCCACCACCTTCAACCCCATTGACGTCTCCAGATCCTCAGAGTGTCATTGCTACGAAGCGACTTGACGAAGATCTGCAGAGGAACCTGGAAACACTGCCATCGTTTTCTTCAGATGAAGATGATTCAGTGGGTAAAAACCAAGATCTGCAGATGAGCATCACTTCGGCACTCTCGTCTTTAGACGAGCCCTCAGACAAAAAGCAGAAGTCAG GTGATTACACACAGCACATTCAGTCCTCCAGCACGCAGCCTACAGATGTCAAGCCACAGGAACAACAGAACGCTGTACAGATTTCTACTGAGGAACTCTTGAAAGACGTAACACCAGACAAGCTCGCTGTTCAACTGACTACAGTTGCTATAGAGGGTCTGATGGAAGATGAGCTGTCAGATAGTGGAGGAGAGGGCATGTACCGGGAACGGGATGAGTTTGTGGTGAAGAATGAAGACATTGAAAGACTGAGG ATCACATTGATAGCAGGGGTTGAACCACCAGCCATATGGAAAGTTCAGAAAGCCCTGCTGCAGAAATTCGTACCAGAGCTTAGGGATGGAAAACGGGTGTTTTTTGCCACCAACAGC TATTTGGGGTACTTTGGTGATGCTAAATCCATGTACAGAAGAGTACACGTCAAATTTCTTGACACCGTCAACAAGCGAGAATATGTTCGAGTCTGCAGCAGGAAACCACGATGCAAGCCCATGCATTCGATGAG AGGTTCCCAGGCTAAAGCTCTTCTGGCCCAGCGATTCACAAGTGCGATTGTGTCCGACTCTCCCACACAGAAAACCGCACAACAGAAATCTCTGTCTAAGCCCAGACCCAGGCAGCTGAAAGCCAAGGCCGAACCTCCAcccaaaaagagaaagaaatggaAAGAGGAGTTTCCCACATCTCCCTGCAGCTCTTCACCGGAGGCTCTGAGTGAAGATGATG AGTTTACGCCTCCGGTTCCTTTCGCCTCTCGTTTTCTAAACACCAGAACGATGAAGGAGACCTTCAAGAGCTTTGTAGAGCTGCTGATCAGTGTAGCCCTGAACGCAGATGTCATGAACTcactggagagagagaacg ATGAGCTGCTGTTACCTCACATGAAGAGGGTGGATGGGATGATCACGGATAATAGACGGAGACTGCTGCCCAAACTGCGCATGGGTCAGATCTTCAAA AATGCATTAGACAGCTTTCCTGAGTTGTCTGTGGCAACCGAGCTGAACACGGACTGTGAGACCCCCGTTTTTAAAGTGAGACTAAGTGGAAGGGCGTACAACAGGAAAACCATGAAGCCCTCCAAGTCCCCAAGCAAAGTTCCCCTG